One Edaphobacter lichenicola DNA window includes the following coding sequences:
- a CDS encoding GIY-YIG nuclease family protein, which translates to MSFLFVVIPEGNLRFASQATDTTESTMPKREYQFWLYILSNRSHILYIGVTNNLRKRIYQHRKEAPSSFTSRYKVTRLVFFERHQYINNAIAREKELKHWTRTQKIALIEKTNPTWEELMPDESGEPAAKETKPQCQRANNLP; encoded by the coding sequence TTGTCGTTTCTTTTTGTTGTCATTCCCGAAGGGAATCTGCGTTTCGCTAGTCAAGCCACAGACACAACAGAAAGCACAATGCCAAAACGCGAATACCAATTCTGGCTCTACATTCTCTCCAACCGCTCCCACATTCTCTACATTGGCGTCACCAACAACCTTCGCAAAAGAATCTATCAACACCGCAAAGAAGCGCCAAGCAGCTTCACATCACGCTATAAAGTCACCCGGCTCGTTTTCTTCGAGCGTCATCAGTACATCAATAACGCCATCGCTCGTGAGAAGGAACTCAAGCATTGGACACGGACACAGAAAATCGCTTTGATTGAAAAGACGAACCCAACTTGGGAAGAACTGATGCCAGACGAGTCAGGAGAGCCCGCAGCTAAAGAGACTAAGCCGCAATGTCAGAGAGCCAACAACCTGCCCTGA
- the argH gene encoding argininosuccinate lyase, whose translation MSNNEQPTKMWSGRFREPLDPTFESWQRSFPFDWRLVPYEVEASIAHARAIQAAGILTSEELLQMEEGLRAIAQQHSEQGEAIVTATPQAEDVHHYVELELTKQIGDLALKLHTGRSRNEQIATDMRLFVREAIDNTLAGLTAWRKALVELAEQAGEATMPSYTHLQRAEPVLVAHWLLAYVSMIERDASRLTDARKRMNLCPLGSGAVAGATLALDRTIAARALAFDAPTPNSMDATSDRDFALEFTQAIATLGIHISRFAEELTLYSTAEFGFLDLPERFSTGSSAMPQKKNPDLTELIRGKSGRLLGAATTLATLIKGLPLAYNKDLQEGQEPVFDAADTIAGILSVLPAFTASLKFRYDAMKIAAHSGYLNAMAAATYLTDKGIPFRKAHEHIGNAVRLGLETQRELQQLTLDELRTICPQFGDDFFQAITLEATLDCHDVIGGTARPRVKTALTEAKARLTEHA comes from the coding sequence ATGTCTAACAACGAACAACCAACCAAAATGTGGTCCGGCCGCTTCCGCGAACCACTCGACCCCACCTTCGAATCCTGGCAGCGCTCCTTTCCCTTCGACTGGCGGCTAGTCCCCTACGAAGTAGAAGCCAGCATAGCCCACGCCCGAGCCATCCAAGCCGCAGGCATCCTCACCAGCGAAGAGCTCCTGCAAATGGAAGAAGGCCTCCGCGCTATAGCCCAGCAGCATTCCGAACAAGGCGAAGCCATCGTCACCGCCACCCCCCAGGCCGAAGACGTCCACCACTACGTCGAACTCGAACTCACCAAACAAATCGGCGACCTGGCCCTCAAGCTACACACCGGCCGCAGCCGCAACGAGCAGATCGCCACCGACATGCGCCTCTTCGTCCGCGAAGCCATCGACAACACACTCGCGGGCCTCACCGCATGGCGCAAAGCCTTGGTCGAACTAGCCGAGCAAGCAGGCGAAGCCACCATGCCCTCCTACACCCACCTCCAGCGCGCCGAACCCGTCCTCGTAGCCCACTGGCTCTTAGCCTACGTCAGCATGATCGAGCGCGACGCTAGCCGCCTCACCGACGCCCGCAAGCGCATGAACCTCTGCCCCCTCGGCTCCGGAGCAGTAGCAGGCGCAACCCTCGCCCTGGACCGCACCATCGCCGCCCGCGCCCTCGCTTTCGACGCGCCCACACCCAACAGCATGGACGCCACCAGCGACCGCGACTTCGCCCTCGAGTTCACTCAAGCCATCGCCACGCTAGGCATTCACATCTCCCGCTTCGCCGAAGAACTCACCCTCTACTCAACCGCAGAGTTCGGCTTCCTCGACCTCCCCGAGCGCTTCTCCACAGGCTCCAGCGCGATGCCGCAGAAGAAAAACCCCGACCTAACCGAACTCATCCGAGGTAAATCCGGCCGCCTGCTAGGCGCAGCCACAACACTAGCCACCCTCATCAAAGGCCTCCCACTCGCCTACAACAAAGATCTCCAAGAAGGCCAGGAGCCAGTCTTCGACGCAGCCGACACCATCGCCGGAATCCTAAGCGTCCTCCCCGCCTTCACCGCGTCCCTGAAATTCCGCTACGACGCCATGAAGATCGCCGCCCACTCCGGCTACCTCAACGCCATGGCCGCCGCAACCTATCTCACCGATAAGGGCATCCCCTTCCGCAAAGCACACGAGCACATCGGCAACGCCGTCCGCCTCGGCCTGGAAACCCAACGCGAACTCCAGCAACTTACCCTCGACGAACTCCGCACCATCTGCCCCCAGTTCGGCGACGACTTCTTCCAGGCCATCACTTTGGAAGCAACATTAGACTGCCACGACGTCATCGGAGGCACCGCCCGCCCCCGCGTCAAAACCGCCCTAACCGAAGCAAAGGCCCGTCTCACGGAGCACGCGTGA
- a CDS encoding GNAT family N-acetyltransferase — translation MTVSESTSSSRLRVGGATVRKAKLPDAVAIFDLVNSLSGDGTLLRRNYAEICENIRDFAVAESPVDGDSGGVFLGCGALHLYGPHLAEVRSIVVKPEAKGQGAGGRLLRALLEEAEEQKVTAVCLFTRIPDFFFHFGFRVVDRTTLPDKIYKDCQTCPRLYACDEVAMVRGPLPKIAVLGPSRIAQPELVKLQTGVISQGN, via the coding sequence ATGACCGTGAGTGAATCTACCTCCTCATCCCGCCTCCGCGTAGGTGGCGCCACCGTGCGCAAAGCCAAACTCCCCGACGCAGTCGCCATCTTCGACCTCGTCAACTCCCTCTCCGGCGACGGCACCCTCCTCCGCCGCAACTACGCCGAGATCTGCGAGAACATCCGCGACTTCGCCGTAGCCGAATCCCCCGTCGACGGAGACTCAGGCGGCGTCTTCCTCGGCTGCGGCGCCCTCCACCTCTACGGCCCCCACCTCGCCGAGGTCCGCTCCATCGTCGTCAAGCCCGAAGCAAAAGGCCAGGGCGCAGGCGGCCGCCTCCTCCGCGCGCTCCTCGAAGAAGCCGAAGAGCAAAAGGTCACCGCCGTCTGCCTCTTCACCCGCATCCCGGACTTCTTCTTCCACTTCGGCTTCCGCGTCGTCGACCGCACCACGCTGCCCGACAAGATCTACAAAGACTGCCAAACCTGCCCGCGCCTCTACGCCTGCGACGAAGTCGCGATGGTCCGCGGCCCCCTGCCAAAGATCGCCGTCCTCGGCCCATCACGCATCGCCCAGCCCGAACTAGTCAAGCTCCAGACCGGCGTAATCTCCCAGGGAAATTAG
- a CDS encoding ABC transporter ATP-binding protein, whose protein sequence is MQGNLVEPFLHLAHVNVARGENVVLHDINLSVNAGEHIAILGPNGCGKSTLIKTITCECYPVVHPEMKVRIFGRERWDLTELKKRLGVVSAELPGKQTLKTSGRDAVITGFFSSSTLWPNLLVTDSMRVHAEVVLRQIDAVGFAEKLVGEMSAGQQRRIMIGRALVGSAGMLLLDEPSNALDLAAQAELRGLMRRLAQQGTGIMLITHHIADIPPEIDRILMMREGRIVADGSKAELLTAERLSDLFKTEVQLSERDGFYHAW, encoded by the coding sequence ATGCAAGGGAACCTAGTAGAACCTTTTCTTCATCTCGCCCACGTCAACGTAGCCCGCGGAGAGAATGTTGTTCTTCACGATATCAACCTGTCGGTCAATGCTGGGGAGCACATCGCGATTCTTGGCCCGAATGGGTGTGGCAAGTCGACGCTGATCAAGACGATTACTTGCGAGTGTTATCCGGTGGTGCACCCGGAGATGAAGGTCAGGATCTTTGGGCGCGAGCGGTGGGATCTTACGGAGTTGAAGAAGCGGCTGGGTGTGGTTTCGGCAGAGTTGCCGGGGAAGCAGACGCTGAAGACTAGCGGCCGGGATGCGGTGATTACTGGCTTTTTTTCTAGTAGTACGCTGTGGCCGAATCTTTTGGTGACGGATTCTATGCGGGTTCATGCGGAGGTGGTGCTGCGGCAGATTGATGCGGTGGGGTTTGCGGAGAAGCTGGTGGGGGAGATGTCGGCGGGGCAGCAGAGACGGATTATGATAGGGCGGGCGCTAGTGGGGTCGGCGGGGATGTTGCTGCTGGATGAGCCTTCGAATGCGCTGGATCTGGCGGCCCAGGCGGAGCTGCGGGGGTTGATGCGGCGGCTGGCGCAGCAGGGGACTGGGATCATGCTGATTACCCATCATATTGCGGATATTCCGCCGGAGATTGACCGGATTTTGATGATGCGGGAGGGGCGGATTGTCGCGGATGGGTCGAAGGCGGAGTTGCTTACGGCGGAGAGGTTGAGTGATTTGTTTAAGACGGAGGTTCAGCTTTCGGAGCGGGATGGTTTTTATCACGCCTGGTGA
- a CDS encoding MauE/DoxX family redox-associated membrane protein — MAEESEFADERLAYALLRMVVGINLMMHGVSRMIAGPGEFAAKLVMQFGHAPLPAWSVWFFGLILPTIESLLGLLVLIGLRTRAALIAASLLIAVLTFGSALLQDWAAAGTQLTCALIYSALIFLHRYNGYSIDSWMKSR; from the coding sequence ATGGCAGAAGAATCAGAGTTTGCTGACGAGCGCCTAGCCTACGCCCTGCTGCGCATGGTGGTCGGCATAAATCTGATGATGCACGGCGTAAGCCGCATGATCGCTGGTCCAGGAGAGTTCGCAGCGAAACTCGTCATGCAGTTCGGCCATGCGCCACTTCCTGCATGGAGCGTATGGTTCTTCGGCTTAATCCTGCCCACCATCGAATCTCTCTTAGGTCTCCTCGTTCTCATCGGCCTGAGAACCCGAGCAGCGCTCATCGCCGCAAGTCTCCTCATCGCCGTGCTGACGTTTGGATCGGCTCTTCTGCAGGACTGGGCCGCCGCAGGAACCCAACTCACCTGCGCACTGATCTACTCCGCGCTAATCTTTCTACACCGCTACAACGGATACTCGATCGACTCCTGGATGAAGAGCCGTTAG
- a CDS encoding cytochrome P450, with protein MTTVALDIHPGRSKRYPAGPSFLPRFVSGRMFRQTAVESMTESARRYGDLVHYTVFGRHIYQLNHPELVEDFLLKDANKHHRGIVMQRAKIVLGEGLLTSEEPLHMRQRRLAQPAFLRQRIAAYGEVIGQNAAGISESWKRGSVRDVHEDMLELALRIVGKCLFDLDVQSHEEVKKVSTAVDAFMGFLPLAILPFSEQIQRLPLPAMKRIRKGQADLDAIIYGMIRERRRSPGDRGDLLSMLLEAVDVDDSSGRMSDQQVHDECLTIMLAGHETIANALSFALWLIAKHPEVQTRLWQEARTVLGDRTSTAEDYSRLPYATQVFSETMRLYPPVWVTARTCVEPYEIAGYAIAKGAVLVAPQFVVHRDPRFYADPLRFDPDRFAVDKRETARPRPRFAFFPFAAGSRQCIGEGLAWMEGVLSLVTIVRDWRLSLPEGSAEIALNPAISLRPKHGVPLLVERRG; from the coding sequence ATGACTACGGTCGCACTCGATATTCATCCTGGACGCTCGAAGAGATACCCTGCCGGTCCTTCTTTTCTTCCACGATTTGTCTCTGGGCGCATGTTTCGACAGACGGCGGTGGAGTCTATGACGGAGTCTGCGCGTCGTTATGGTGACTTGGTCCACTACACCGTCTTTGGACGGCATATCTACCAATTGAATCACCCTGAGCTAGTTGAGGATTTCCTTCTCAAAGATGCGAACAAGCATCATCGCGGCATTGTGATGCAGCGGGCGAAGATCGTGCTGGGTGAGGGCTTGCTGACCAGTGAGGAACCACTGCATATGCGTCAACGGAGGCTTGCGCAGCCAGCATTCCTGCGTCAACGTATTGCGGCGTATGGCGAGGTGATTGGGCAAAATGCTGCGGGGATCTCAGAGAGTTGGAAGCGGGGCTCAGTTCGTGATGTGCACGAAGATATGCTGGAGTTGGCACTGCGGATCGTCGGCAAGTGCCTGTTCGATCTGGACGTTCAGTCGCACGAAGAGGTGAAGAAGGTTTCGACGGCGGTCGATGCGTTCATGGGATTTCTTCCACTGGCTATTCTGCCTTTTTCTGAACAGATTCAACGATTGCCTCTGCCTGCCATGAAACGGATTCGCAAGGGACAGGCTGACCTCGACGCCATTATCTATGGAATGATTCGGGAGCGACGCCGGTCGCCGGGAGATCGAGGCGACCTTCTTTCCATGTTGCTTGAAGCAGTGGATGTAGATGACTCCAGCGGCCGTATGTCGGATCAACAGGTGCATGACGAGTGCCTGACGATTATGCTTGCGGGCCATGAGACTATTGCGAATGCTCTGAGCTTCGCGTTATGGCTGATCGCGAAACATCCAGAGGTGCAGACACGTCTGTGGCAGGAGGCACGCACGGTTCTTGGCGACCGAACGTCGACAGCGGAGGACTACTCGCGTCTGCCTTATGCTACTCAGGTCTTCTCGGAGACCATGCGGCTTTACCCTCCCGTGTGGGTGACGGCTCGTACCTGTGTCGAGCCTTATGAGATTGCCGGCTATGCGATTGCTAAAGGCGCTGTGCTTGTCGCGCCGCAGTTCGTCGTTCACCGGGACCCGCGCTTTTACGCTGACCCGCTTCGCTTCGATCCTGATCGTTTTGCCGTTGATAAAAGAGAGACTGCCAGACCACGGCCACGATTCGCCTTCTTTCCGTTTGCGGCGGGAAGCCGGCAGTGCATCGGCGAAGGGTTGGCCTGGATGGAGGGAGTGCTGTCTTTGGTTACGATCGTTCGTGACTGGCGGCTTAGTCTGCCCGAGGGATCAGCTGAGATCGCGCTTAATCCTGCGATCAGCCTTCGGCCAAAACATGGAGTTCCGTTGCTGGTGGAACGAAGAGGCTAA
- a CDS encoding TIGR00266 family protein, whose translation MQSRILGTTMPVLEFALGPNDAVISEAGELSWMTASVQMTTHTQHAGGGGFFGAIARVAGGGSLFMTEYRAIGGAGEVAFATRVPGHIVPVEVGPAHEYLVHRHGFLCATAAIELGVGFQQSLGAGIFGGDGFLLQKISGQGIAWLELSGELVIKDLAPGETLRVHPGHVGAFQSTVSFQIQRVPGIKNLIFGGDGVFLAALTGPGRVWLQTLPISRLAHQIQEYLPKERAQQAAEGGVVGGIVGSILKGM comes from the coding sequence ATGCAAAGTCGCATTCTTGGCACTACCATGCCCGTTCTGGAGTTTGCCCTTGGCCCGAATGACGCGGTCATCTCGGAGGCGGGAGAACTCTCGTGGATGACTGCTTCAGTTCAGATGACTACGCACACTCAACATGCCGGTGGCGGTGGTTTCTTTGGCGCTATCGCGAGGGTGGCCGGAGGCGGATCGCTGTTCATGACGGAGTACCGCGCTATTGGCGGCGCCGGCGAGGTTGCGTTCGCGACGCGGGTGCCAGGACACATTGTGCCTGTGGAGGTTGGTCCGGCGCATGAGTACCTCGTTCACCGGCATGGTTTTCTCTGCGCTACCGCGGCCATCGAGCTGGGGGTTGGTTTTCAGCAGTCGCTTGGCGCGGGGATCTTCGGTGGTGACGGATTTTTATTGCAGAAGATCAGCGGACAGGGCATTGCGTGGCTTGAGCTCTCTGGGGAACTTGTGATCAAGGATCTTGCTCCCGGTGAGACGCTGCGGGTTCATCCCGGTCATGTGGGCGCGTTTCAGTCTACCGTTTCATTTCAGATTCAGCGCGTACCTGGCATCAAGAATCTGATCTTTGGCGGCGATGGTGTCTTTCTTGCGGCGCTTACAGGTCCCGGTCGTGTGTGGTTGCAGACTCTGCCGATCTCGCGGCTTGCACATCAGATTCAGGAGTACCTGCCGAAGGAGCGCGCGCAGCAGGCTGCTGAGGGCGGGGTTGTCGGCGGTATTGTGGGTTCGATTCTGAAGGGGATGTAA